In the genome of Deltaproteobacteria bacterium, one region contains:
- a CDS encoding geranylgeranyl reductase family protein — MANNNFYDVIVVGAGPGGSSTSTFLAREGVNVLLLDKSRFPRDKVCGDFLAPKAVYWIDMLGCINEVLDECKGYTDSGDLYVNGEYVISSGFPEGEKFPGFGVQLERRTLDHILVKNAVSSGVTFKEGCHVKKIAAKKDRICIEAIEDNAPVTYEAKMVIGSDGVNSVVSREIGNSIKGESVAASIRAYYPDMIIDKSKVQIYFDKDFFPGYGWVFADDSGRANVGVGYVYDANFPMKPHLKEVFDDFVAKNLSHRLKKDAKPEKLGGGRACFPKLEKTVAERVLLIGDAANMTDPINGGGIHIALEGGHLAAFIAMNALERNDFSAENLNSFNEIQDDISGLDRLTGSLILSIARNPNLREAYLLALKMICEMTRNSKEFRDMCGGIFTGVTPASACFSPLTIVNAIPVNPAFWIKLLNQSQNNGSGGVLKSGLRTLIDLTRIISRMMENPTKNLNWGMDVISKASDLGIHSMKKGISARHLFIQ; from the coding sequence ATGGCAAACAACAATTTTTATGACGTCATAGTCGTCGGTGCCGGTCCCGGTGGAAGCAGCACCTCTACCTTTCTTGCAAGGGAAGGGGTAAATGTCTTATTACTCGATAAGTCCAGGTTCCCCAGAGATAAGGTTTGTGGTGACTTTCTGGCCCCTAAAGCCGTTTACTGGATCGATATGCTGGGATGCATTAATGAGGTACTCGATGAATGTAAAGGCTATACCGATTCAGGTGACCTTTATGTCAACGGCGAATATGTTATTTCCAGCGGTTTTCCGGAAGGGGAAAAGTTCCCCGGTTTCGGCGTACAACTTGAACGGAGAACGCTTGACCATATATTGGTAAAAAATGCCGTTTCATCAGGAGTAACGTTTAAAGAAGGCTGCCATGTAAAGAAAATTGCTGCCAAAAAGGATCGCATATGCATAGAAGCCATTGAAGATAATGCACCTGTCACCTATGAAGCCAAAATGGTTATTGGTTCTGACGGTGTAAACTCGGTCGTTTCCAGGGAGATCGGCAACAGTATTAAGGGGGAGTCCGTTGCCGCTTCCATAAGGGCATATTACCCCGACATGATCATAGATAAATCGAAAGTCCAGATATACTTCGATAAAGATTTTTTCCCCGGTTATGGCTGGGTTTTTGCCGACGACAGTGGACGTGCAAATGTGGGTGTCGGCTATGTTTATGACGCCAATTTCCCCATGAAACCTCATCTTAAAGAGGTTTTTGACGATTTTGTCGCAAAAAATCTGTCTCATCGCTTAAAAAAAGACGCCAAACCGGAAAAACTGGGCGGCGGCAGGGCCTGTTTTCCTAAATTGGAAAAAACCGTCGCAGAAAGGGTCCTTTTGATAGGCGATGCGGCAAATATGACGGACCCCATAAATGGCGGCGGTATTCATATTGCCCTTGAAGGTGGTCACCTGGCGGCTTTTATCGCCATGAATGCTCTTGAAAGAAATGACTTTTCCGCTGAAAACCTAAATAGCTTTAATGAAATCCAGGATGACATATCAGGACTGGACAGGCTCACAGGGAGTCTCATATTAAGTATCGCAAGAAATCCAAATTTAAGAGAAGCCTACCTTCTTGCACTGAAAATGATTTGTGAGATGACAAGAAACAGTAAGGAATTCAGAGACATGTGTGGCGGAATATTTACAGGCGTGACACCGGCAAGCGCATGCTTCTCACCCTTAACCATAGTGAACGCCATTCCTGTCAATCCGGCATTCTGGATTAAACTGTTGAATCAGTCCCAAAATAATGGGTCCGGCGGGGTTCTTAAAAGTGGATTAAGGACATTAATAGACTTAACGAGGATTATTAGCAGAATGATGGAAAACCCCACAAAAAATCTCAATTGGGGAATGGATGTAATCTCAAAAGCTTCAGATCTTGGAATTCATTCAATGAAAAAGGGTATATCAGCCCGCCATCTTTTTATCCAATAA
- a CDS encoding alpha-amylase family glycosyl hydrolase, whose translation MDSNKMTLHCPENCATLDRDSYSYYNSKRDPHPPSQEIEIVKTIFLREYGKKDPPSGRIRSGTFDDFMSSLASLKAKHVDTIILLPLHPLGKALWGAVASPYEPMDYFSIEPSLVKHNWGAGTARLKSEYKRFKKNHLPGEMEEFRLFKKNVRVLEYAKYNAAKLISREKNRALNDFTDYKDEPHYKLLMEETLFEQFVARKKFLGFIEHAHWLGLKIIMDIPGYFGTDSIADLFYENYIRKNKDGTYYQPGFDQWGHGWYTLRQMEVNNSKALHYLCSIYRYWVDEFKVDGFRIDAILTQPDLYVKAIRQAVPHTFLLGETIGTFKGDIERKYIDELKLDSIYNPEWIWTGDIKKYLVKAHKRPSGRRLFHMRDTHDEGRLKKGDPFSIPRKKYLSLLAMALLGLPGKDIIGFLDGNFDLLEGTPELHELYLKEFYVADQSSICFSDGTELGSSEYIKRLIYLRKKLDPLRKSGNIVFLEQWSKQISSYVREGEKLDVIVISNVGDVNFSGSVKIPVRAGFFIDENRDICKDLISGKRIGIPCSTGKGIILTLDIGQSVAFSLKKGDCSLLRKQI comes from the coding sequence GTGGATTCCAATAAGATGACCTTACATTGTCCGGAAAATTGTGCAACTTTAGATAGAGACAGTTATTCTTATTACAACAGTAAGAGAGATCCTCACCCTCCTTCACAGGAAATAGAGATAGTCAAAACCATATTTCTTAGAGAATACGGGAAAAAGGATCCTCCTTCGGGCAGAATCAGAAGTGGTACCTTTGATGATTTTATGTCTTCTCTGGCAAGTCTGAAAGCAAAGCATGTAGACACAATCATTCTGCTTCCCCTTCATCCCCTTGGCAAGGCCCTGTGGGGCGCTGTGGCCAGTCCCTATGAACCGATGGATTATTTTTCAATAGAGCCCTCTCTTGTAAAACATAACTGGGGAGCAGGCACGGCGCGGCTTAAGAGTGAATACAAGCGCTTTAAAAAGAATCATCTCCCCGGAGAAATGGAGGAATTCAGGCTCTTTAAAAAAAATGTAAGAGTTCTGGAATATGCAAAGTACAATGCAGCAAAACTTATTAGCCGGGAAAAAAACAGGGCATTGAATGATTTTACTGATTATAAAGATGAGCCTCATTACAAACTGCTTATGGAGGAAACGCTCTTTGAGCAGTTTGTGGCAAGGAAGAAATTCCTTGGTTTTATTGAACATGCCCACTGGCTGGGATTGAAGATTATCATGGATATTCCGGGATATTTTGGTACAGACAGTATTGCCGATCTCTTTTATGAAAATTATATCCGTAAAAATAAAGACGGCACTTATTACCAGCCCGGTTTCGATCAATGGGGGCATGGATGGTATACGCTCAGGCAAATGGAGGTAAATAACTCCAAAGCGCTTCATTATTTATGTTCCATCTACAGGTATTGGGTTGATGAATTCAAGGTGGACGGCTTCAGGATCGACGCCATACTGACTCAGCCCGATCTTTATGTAAAAGCTATTCGGCAAGCTGTACCCCATACCTTTCTCCTGGGAGAAACGATAGGAACGTTTAAAGGTGATATTGAAAGGAAGTATATTGATGAGCTTAAGCTCGATTCAATCTATAATCCTGAATGGATATGGACAGGTGATATAAAGAAATATCTTGTAAAAGCGCACAAAAGACCTTCCGGCAGGCGATTGTTTCATATGAGGGATACTCATGACGAAGGGAGGCTCAAAAAGGGAGACCCTTTTTCCATACCTAGAAAGAAGTACCTCTCCCTCCTGGCAATGGCACTCCTGGGACTGCCGGGGAAAGATATTATCGGTTTTCTCGATGGAAACTTTGATTTGCTGGAAGGGACTCCAGAGCTTCACGAGCTTTATCTGAAAGAGTTTTATGTTGCTGATCAAAGCAGTATCTGCTTTTCCGATGGGACGGAACTTGGCTCATCAGAGTATATTAAGCGGCTCATATATCTTAGAAAAAAACTTGATCCCCTGAGAAAGAGTGGTAATATTGTCTTTCTTGAACAATGGAGCAAGCAGATCTCTTCCTATGTGAGAGAAGGGGAAAAGCTTGACGTCATTGTTATAAGCAATGTGGGAGATGTGAATTTCAGCGGTTCCGTTAAGATCCCGGTAAGGGCCGGTTTTTTTATCGATGAAAATAGGGACATTTGCAAAGATCTCATATCTGGTAAAAGAATAGGAATTCCTTGCTCCACAGGCAAAGGTATTATATTAACGCTCGATATCGGCCAGTCAGTGGCTTTCTCATTGAAGAAAGGCGATTGCTCTCTTTTGAGAAAGCAGATTTGA
- a CDS encoding GspE/PulE family protein, whose protein sequence is MVKSRGKLSIKYVGGLLLKRNFITEEQHRELQLHGEAQRARLKKARDSASKSKISHLDDSISAPEVIASYEIEIPGKKGKTLTEDTITEVIADEVGLSYLKIDPLELDMDTVTSHISQPFARRHLVVPVTEKRGVVTVAVADPFELESVEELQRAKKLKLNIVMSSKSDIVKILKEFYGFSSSVIAAQKERTEGFDIGNLEQFVQLKSHSEIDASDQHIVNAVEYLMQYAFDQRASDIHIEPKREKTNVRLRIDGVLHEIYSIPKAIHPPIISRIKMLSRMDIAEKRRPQDGRIKTNYKDKDIELRVSTMPVAFGEKVVIRIFDPDVLLQDLEELGFYPREFEFFKSFINKPNGIILVTGPTGSGKTTTLYSALNALASPDINIITVEDPIEMVMDQFNQVGLQTAIGVTFGNALRTILRQDPDIIMVGEIRDKEAAENAVQAALTGHLVLSTLHTNDAPSSITRLIDLGIPSFLISSTVIGVIAQRLVRRICHECKRERELTHEERAHLELSGKDITVYFGEGCKDCRGTGYRGRDGVFEVMEISESVKEVMTDKVSLAALKEVVKSDGILTVRECAVRKMLEGVTTYEEVVRITG, encoded by the coding sequence ATGGTGAAAAGCAGAGGCAAGCTGTCCATCAAGTATGTAGGCGGTCTTCTTTTAAAGCGAAATTTTATTACAGAAGAGCAGCACAGGGAGCTTCAGCTTCACGGGGAGGCACAACGGGCAAGGCTCAAAAAAGCGAGAGATTCAGCTTCAAAAAGCAAGATATCTCATCTCGATGACAGCATATCAGCGCCTGAGGTGATCGCTTCTTATGAAATCGAGATTCCCGGTAAAAAGGGGAAAACCCTTACGGAAGATACTATTACGGAAGTAATCGCCGATGAAGTGGGACTGAGCTACCTGAAAATCGATCCGCTCGAACTCGATATGGATACGGTCACTTCTCATATTTCCCAGCCTTTTGCAAGAAGGCACCTTGTTGTGCCTGTTACTGAAAAAAGAGGGGTCGTTACGGTAGCCGTGGCAGACCCCTTCGAGCTTGAGTCTGTGGAAGAACTGCAAAGGGCCAAAAAGCTGAAGCTCAATATCGTCATGAGTTCAAAAAGCGATATTGTCAAAATACTGAAAGAATTTTATGGATTCAGTTCCTCCGTTATTGCCGCACAGAAGGAGAGAACGGAGGGTTTCGATATAGGAAACCTCGAACAGTTTGTACAGTTAAAATCCCACTCTGAAATCGATGCCTCGGACCAGCATATCGTCAATGCTGTTGAATATCTTATGCAGTACGCTTTTGACCAGAGGGCAAGTGATATCCATATCGAGCCAAAAAGGGAAAAAACGAACGTCAGGCTGAGAATAGACGGTGTTCTTCACGAAATCTATTCCATACCAAAAGCAATTCACCCCCCCATTATTTCAAGAATAAAAATGCTTTCCCGTATGGATATTGCTGAAAAAAGGCGGCCCCAGGACGGGAGGATCAAAACCAATTATAAAGATAAGGATATTGAACTTCGTGTTTCCACCATGCCTGTCGCTTTCGGCGAAAAGGTAGTTATCAGGATTTTTGATCCCGACGTGCTTTTGCAGGACCTTGAAGAACTCGGTTTTTATCCCCGTGAATTCGAGTTTTTTAAATCATTCATTAATAAGCCCAACGGTATTATCCTCGTGACGGGGCCCACGGGAAGCGGTAAAACGACAACCCTCTATTCGGCCCTTAATGCCCTGGCCTCTCCCGATATTAACATTATAACCGTTGAAGACCCTATCGAAATGGTGATGGACCAGTTCAACCAGGTGGGACTTCAAACGGCCATCGGCGTTACTTTCGGAAATGCGCTGAGAACCATACTGAGGCAGGACCCGGACATTATAATGGTCGGTGAGATAAGGGACAAGGAAGCGGCGGAAAATGCCGTTCAGGCAGCGCTTACAGGTCACCTTGTTCTTTCCACGCTCCATACCAATGACGCCCCTTCATCCATTACAAGACTTATCGATCTCGGAATACCTTCCTTTCTTATTTCTTCAACAGTAATAGGCGTCATTGCCCAGAGGCTGGTTCGAAGGATCTGTCATGAATGTAAAAGGGAAAGAGAACTTACTCACGAGGAAAGGGCTCATCTCGAACTATCAGGAAAAGATATCACTGTTTATTTCGGAGAGGGTTGCAAGGACTGCAGGGGAACGGGCTACAGGGGGAGAGACGGTGTCTTTGAAGTGATGGAGATATCTGAATCTGTAAAAGAAGTTATGACTGACAAGGTAAGCCTGGCTGCTCTTAAGGAGGTAGTGAAAAGTGACGGTATCCTTACGGTCAGGGAGTGTGCCGTAAGAAAAATGCTTGAAGGGGTGACTACCTACGAAGAGGTGGTAAGGATTACGGGGTAG
- a CDS encoding thioredoxin family protein has protein sequence MKSKKIIPAFFALALCSLILKSLFDHSVPAYTFPHWEHGAPGYELALKKAEAKESPLIVYFHASSCSWCKKLENNYLATEKGEEFLRNILKVEINTDKGEAERILFNKYRLRGTPSFLVFIPKLKSPPVLISPFLSAGNLTVDEFLHEIKNEIDLAYKRG, from the coding sequence ATGAAATCAAAAAAAATTATTCCCGCATTCTTTGCCCTTGCTTTGTGTTCATTAATTCTCAAATCCCTTTTCGACCATTCTGTACCCGCCTATACTTTCCCTCATTGGGAGCATGGCGCCCCGGGCTATGAGCTGGCCCTTAAAAAGGCTGAGGCGAAGGAAAGCCCTTTGATTGTCTACTTCCACGCAAGCTCCTGCTCATGGTGTAAAAAGCTGGAAAATAATTATCTCGCCACTGAAAAAGGGGAGGAATTTTTAAGAAATATTCTAAAAGTGGAAATAAACACCGACAAAGGAGAGGCTGAAAGAATCCTCTTTAATAAATATCGCCTTAGAGGCACCCCTTCCTTTTTAGTCTTTATTCCCAAATTGAAAAGCCCCCCTGTTTTGATATCGCCTTTTTTAAGCGCCGGGAACCTTACTGTTGATGAGTTTCTTCATGAAATTAAAAATGAGATCGACCTGGCCTATAAAAGAGGGTAG
- a CDS encoding DUF5110 domain-containing protein produces the protein MAAINNRINFLKVSALILFTGLFALLATGAADAAEVFRTKFKAGSAYLIVEILDDDLAHFELSAIGDGPSTNDSLYTSPMVLKTDYKGAATVSQNNNIIETSEIRLEIDKSNLCIKLIDKSKGNSRLTTVCPVDLSMGLKGINIEPGQIQNIYGLGQEFKRLGSSDGDWIKLGVRQGMSRKSNQQVGFEQAPPGQQFFVDAGNGFQGFQQAAVGNVQIPVYYAVGANNLNYALFMDNIYWQRWDFKKNWWQARMYGDQLRFYFMTGQDLPDLRSDFMELTGTPPIPSRKSFGMWVSEFGYDNWDQVDILKKTLRDDKFPLDGFVLDLNWFGGISPKTNMGRLNWDQDQDALVKNNGYFFPKPSEKIKKYAEDNIRIAAIEESYLARTEPLLDTFKNIPKNFMAYQRNGNSCNSTIEEPVFINAADFWGEGWMFDWSEPALGQWIHNNRRFPELVKRGIHTHWTDLGEPERFEPSACYEGVETTVSGKKNEHTDIHNIYNLLWNKSIWDGYVEKQGQADELGIINPRPLILTRSGAAGTQRYGAAMWSGDIASSLESLATHSNVQMHMSFSGIDYYGADIGGFRREVLPGNKKEGPFNTSYQDEMYTQWFANGSWFDIPVRPHTDNEFGENRNSCKNNFANRKPPCYETAPNLVGKPDSNLANIRQRYELIPYYYSLAYRAYLQGEPVIPPPVFYYQNDSNLREMGHEKMIGRDILVGIVAKHGEYERNVYLPKGRWVNYHSNEWVDSSGEEIKNAPLYREGILRLPAFVRAGAILPQMFVDENTKDAFGHRLDGTAAHNELIVRVYTDERPSTFTLYEDDGLTLNYKESGRPGYHYRTTVLKQQKNNDTVTVTIDPAVNKNGDDEVAKSFNGAVSSRANIVKLIVNNAEAKAVKINNTPLTKYTSQENFDTAESGWYNAANNLIVAKSGKMDVNSTIKVFSFQLRSVPAKTSVNFVCDNGFTTPGESIYVTGSIEALGNWNPDKAVKLDPNIYYEYILRADKKLPGPTKPVWTSVINNLPPNTTFEWKCIRRHENDANQVQWQPGDNNKKTTVTHGYAGKSYGTF, from the coding sequence ATGGCTGCTATCAATAATAGGATAAATTTTTTAAAAGTATCAGCGCTTATCTTGTTTACGGGTCTCTTTGCTTTACTTGCCACAGGGGCAGCAGACGCTGCTGAAGTTTTCAGAACCAAGTTTAAGGCAGGTTCAGCCTATCTGATCGTTGAGATTCTTGATGATGACCTGGCTCATTTTGAACTCTCAGCTATAGGCGATGGCCCATCAACGAATGACTCACTTTATACGTCGCCAATGGTCCTAAAGACTGATTACAAAGGAGCTGCAACTGTATCTCAAAACAATAACATTATAGAAACCAGTGAGATACGCCTTGAAATTGACAAAAGCAATCTTTGCATCAAGCTGATTGATAAAAGTAAGGGTAATTCTCGTCTAACGACGGTTTGTCCCGTTGATCTATCGATGGGATTGAAAGGGATAAATATTGAACCGGGACAAATACAGAATATCTATGGCCTGGGTCAGGAATTTAAGCGCTTAGGCTCATCAGATGGCGACTGGATTAAATTGGGAGTACGTCAGGGAATGAGTCGAAAGAGCAATCAACAGGTGGGTTTTGAACAAGCTCCCCCGGGGCAACAATTTTTTGTAGATGCAGGAAACGGTTTCCAGGGCTTCCAACAAGCGGCTGTGGGTAACGTGCAAATTCCAGTGTATTATGCTGTCGGTGCGAATAATCTCAACTATGCTCTATTTATGGATAATATCTACTGGCAGAGGTGGGATTTTAAAAAAAATTGGTGGCAGGCCCGGATGTATGGAGATCAACTGCGTTTTTACTTTATGACCGGTCAGGATTTACCTGATCTGAGGTCGGACTTTATGGAATTGACGGGCACGCCGCCAATTCCTTCACGGAAATCATTCGGTATGTGGGTATCCGAATTTGGCTATGACAATTGGGATCAGGTCGATATTCTTAAAAAAACTTTGAGAGATGATAAATTCCCATTAGATGGTTTTGTCCTTGATTTGAATTGGTTTGGCGGCATAAGTCCGAAAACCAACATGGGGCGCCTTAATTGGGATCAGGATCAGGATGCCTTAGTGAAGAATAACGGGTACTTTTTTCCAAAACCAAGTGAAAAAATTAAAAAATACGCTGAAGATAATATTCGTATCGCCGCAATTGAAGAATCCTATTTAGCCAGGACAGAGCCTCTTCTTGATACCTTTAAAAATATACCAAAGAACTTTATGGCCTACCAGCGAAACGGCAACAGCTGTAACTCAACCATTGAGGAACCCGTATTTATTAATGCAGCGGACTTCTGGGGCGAAGGCTGGATGTTTGACTGGTCTGAGCCGGCACTCGGCCAATGGATTCACAATAACCGTCGCTTCCCGGAACTGGTAAAAAGAGGAATCCATACTCATTGGACTGATCTGGGAGAACCCGAGCGTTTTGAGCCATCTGCCTGCTACGAGGGGGTAGAGACTACTGTTTCCGGCAAAAAGAACGAACATACGGATATCCATAACATATACAATCTGCTCTGGAATAAATCTATTTGGGACGGCTACGTTGAAAAGCAGGGGCAGGCGGATGAACTGGGCATAATCAATCCGCGCCCTTTGATTCTGACCCGTTCAGGGGCCGCTGGAACTCAGCGATACGGCGCAGCAATGTGGTCCGGGGATATTGCCTCTAGCCTGGAGTCTCTTGCCACGCATTCAAACGTACAGATGCATATGTCCTTTTCCGGCATTGACTATTACGGTGCAGATATTGGAGGTTTTCGCCGCGAAGTACTTCCAGGCAACAAAAAAGAGGGCCCCTTTAACACAAGTTATCAAGATGAGATGTATACTCAGTGGTTTGCCAACGGAAGCTGGTTCGACATCCCCGTCCGTCCTCACACCGATAACGAATTCGGGGAGAACCGAAACAGCTGTAAGAATAATTTCGCCAACAGAAAGCCACCCTGCTACGAAACAGCGCCAAATCTTGTAGGCAAGCCTGATAGTAATTTAGCCAATATCCGTCAACGGTACGAATTGATTCCCTACTATTACTCCCTTGCTTATCGAGCCTATCTTCAGGGAGAACCTGTAATACCACCCCCTGTATTTTACTATCAGAACGACTCTAACTTGAGAGAGATGGGGCATGAAAAGATGATTGGCAGAGATATTCTGGTCGGAATTGTCGCTAAACATGGTGAGTATGAGCGCAATGTTTATCTGCCGAAGGGTAGATGGGTAAATTATCATTCTAATGAGTGGGTTGACAGTTCGGGAGAGGAGATAAAGAATGCACCTCTTTATCGGGAAGGAATTTTGCGGTTGCCGGCCTTTGTACGTGCCGGAGCTATCCTTCCCCAGATGTTTGTTGATGAAAACACTAAGGATGCCTTTGGCCATCGGCTTGACGGAACTGCAGCTCATAATGAATTGATTGTTCGCGTCTATACTGATGAAAGGCCATCGACTTTCACATTGTACGAGGATGATGGATTAACCCTGAATTATAAGGAAAGCGGGCGGCCAGGCTATCACTACAGAACAACTGTCCTCAAGCAGCAAAAGAATAATGACACTGTAACCGTTACTATCGACCCGGCTGTTAACAAGAACGGTGACGACGAGGTGGCAAAGTCCTTTAATGGAGCTGTCAGCAGCCGGGCAAATATTGTTAAATTGATTGTCAACAATGCCGAGGCAAAAGCAGTCAAAATTAACAATACGCCACTGACTAAATATACATCTCAAGAAAATTTCGATACCGCTGAAAGTGGTTGGTACAATGCTGCCAACAACCTGATTGTGGCAAAATCGGGCAAAATGGATGTCAACAGTACCATTAAAGTTTTTTCTTTTCAGCTAAGATCTGTTCCGGCAAAAACATCGGTCAACTTTGTCTGTGACAATGGTTTTACAACTCCCGGCGAGAGTATCTATGTTACAGGCAGTATTGAAGCCTTAGGTAATTGGAACCCGGATAAAGCGGTTAAGCTTGATCCAAATATCTACTACGAATACATCCTACGAGCGGATAAAAAGCTTCCTGGTCCTACGAAACCAGTCTGGACAAGTGTAATTAATAACCTGCCGCCTAATACTACCTTCGAGTGGAAATGTATACGGCGACATGAAAACGATGCGAACCAGGTTCAGTGGCAGCCGGGGGACAACAATAAGAAAACTACTGTTACTCATGGCTACGCGGGAAAGAGTTACGGTACCTTTTAA